From a region of the Xanthomonas rydalmerensis genome:
- the dnaG gene encoding DNA primase: MARIPDAFIDDLLARTDIVEVVGTRVPLKRQGKEYAARCPFHDERSASFTVSPTKQFYHCFGCGAHGTAISFLMNYDRLEFLDAVDELAKRAGMEIPRDAQQRGAAQAAGDDHRDLYSALEAAAKFFQRQLDGSEKARTYLDGRGVDAENRARFQIGYAPDGYSALKDALGTDERRLKLLDRAGLFSKNDRGHVYDKFRDRVMFPIFDRRGRVIAFGGRVLDKDDGPKYLNSPETALFHKGRELYGLWQVRQANQKIERLIVVEGYMDVVSLFQFGVTQAVATLGTATTPDHAELLFRNAPDVFFCFDGDAAGRRAGWKALESVLPRMKDGRQAFFLFLPDGEDPDTIVRKEGAAAFDARLVQATPLSQFFFDELSREINLGTLDGKARLAERARPMLAQIPDGAFGDLMRQRLAELTGIGAAAPAAATAAASRPPPRAPRPAHKRSLVREAIVRLLQAPSLALDLPPPYPFAGLRLPGIELMIELLQIVHARPEITTGALLEHFHEREELAALQKLAVQEIAGETASWRQELHDVVVQLEKQTLQQRLDELQAKQRAQGLDETDKYELRELLKARAGLH; the protein is encoded by the coding sequence ATGGCCCGCATCCCCGACGCATTCATCGACGACCTGCTCGCCCGCACCGACATCGTCGAGGTGGTCGGCACGCGCGTGCCGCTGAAGCGCCAGGGCAAGGAATACGCGGCGCGCTGCCCGTTCCACGACGAGCGCTCGGCCTCGTTCACGGTGTCGCCGACCAAGCAGTTCTACCACTGCTTCGGCTGCGGCGCGCACGGCACCGCGATCAGCTTCCTGATGAATTACGACCGCCTCGAATTCCTCGACGCGGTCGACGAACTGGCCAAGCGCGCCGGCATGGAAATCCCGCGCGACGCCCAGCAGCGCGGCGCCGCCCAGGCCGCCGGCGACGACCACCGCGACCTGTACTCGGCGCTGGAAGCGGCGGCCAAGTTCTTCCAGCGCCAGCTCGACGGCAGCGAGAAGGCGCGCACCTACCTGGACGGCCGCGGCGTGGACGCCGAGAACCGCGCGCGCTTCCAGATCGGCTACGCCCCGGACGGCTACAGCGCGCTCAAGGACGCGCTGGGCACCGACGAGCGCCGGCTCAAGCTGCTGGACCGCGCCGGGCTGTTCTCCAAGAACGACCGCGGCCACGTCTACGACAAGTTCCGCGATCGGGTGATGTTCCCGATCTTCGATCGCCGAGGCCGGGTCATCGCCTTCGGCGGCCGCGTGCTCGACAAGGACGACGGCCCCAAGTACCTGAACTCGCCGGAGACCGCGCTGTTCCACAAGGGCCGCGAACTGTACGGCCTGTGGCAGGTGCGCCAGGCCAACCAGAAGATCGAGCGGCTGATCGTGGTCGAGGGCTACATGGACGTGGTCTCGCTGTTCCAGTTCGGCGTCACCCAGGCGGTGGCGACGCTGGGCACCGCAACCACGCCGGACCACGCCGAACTGTTGTTCCGCAACGCGCCGGACGTGTTCTTCTGCTTCGACGGCGACGCCGCCGGCCGTCGCGCCGGCTGGAAGGCGCTGGAATCGGTGCTGCCGCGGATGAAGGACGGGCGCCAGGCGTTCTTCCTGTTCCTGCCCGACGGCGAGGACCCGGACACCATCGTGCGCAAGGAAGGCGCCGCGGCCTTCGACGCGCGGCTGGTCCAGGCCACGCCGCTGTCGCAGTTCTTCTTCGACGAGCTCTCGCGCGAGATCAACCTCGGCACGCTCGACGGCAAGGCACGCCTGGCCGAACGCGCGCGGCCGATGCTGGCGCAGATTCCCGACGGCGCCTTCGGCGATCTGATGCGCCAGCGCCTGGCCGAACTCACCGGCATCGGCGCCGCCGCACCGGCGGCCGCCACAGCCGCGGCGAGCAGGCCACCGCCGCGCGCGCCGCGCCCGGCGCACAAGCGCAGCCTGGTCCGCGAGGCGATCGTGCGCCTGCTGCAGGCGCCGTCGCTGGCGCTGGACCTGCCGCCGCCCTACCCGTTCGCCGGCCTGCGTCTGCCCGGCATCGAGCTGATGATCGAACTGCTGCAGATCGTGCATGCGCGCCCGGAAATCACCACCGGCGCGCTACTCGAACACTTCCACGAACGCGAGGAACTGGCCGCGCTGCAGAAGCTGGCGGTGCAGGAGATCGCCGGCGAGACCGCCAGCTGGCGCCAGGAGCTGCACGACGTGGTCGTGCAGTTGGAAAAGCAGACGTTGCAGCAGCGCCTGGACGAACTGCAGGCCAAGCAGCGCGCGCAAGGCCTGGACGAGACCGACAAGTACGAGTTGCGGGAACTGTTGAAGGCGCGTGCGGGGCTGCATTAG
- a CDS encoding alpha-E domain-containing protein, whose amino-acid sequence MLSRVADNLYWFSRYVRRAETTARLVGVGSLLQLDLPRSVRFAWRPMIDTVGAGEIFALWFPNAGDDVGDADVVRFLLLDERNPSSLRTSVQHARELLRGIRDTLPQEIWEAVNDLHLYIDANGERSVGRRYRMEFLGHVTDACLKVSGLLTANVSRDIGFQFLRLGTAIEQADMTTRIIDAGASGLITPRKADDREAYQAMQWMSVLRAQAAYQMYRRHVRQRVTGEQALRFLLQNNDFPRSVQFCLVRAQHILPTMPPRPPVERALMRISGLVRNADPAYLAQHNPAGFMDEIQTHLGHLHNAIAEAYFSS is encoded by the coding sequence ATGCTCTCGCGCGTTGCCGACAACCTCTACTGGTTCAGCCGCTACGTGCGCCGCGCCGAGACCACCGCGCGGCTGGTCGGCGTGGGCAGCCTGCTGCAGCTGGACCTGCCGCGCTCGGTGCGCTTCGCCTGGCGGCCGATGATCGACACGGTCGGCGCCGGCGAGATCTTCGCGCTGTGGTTCCCCAACGCCGGCGATGACGTCGGCGACGCCGACGTGGTGCGCTTCCTGCTGCTGGACGAACGCAATCCGTCCTCGCTGCGCACCTCGGTGCAGCACGCGCGCGAACTGCTGCGCGGCATCCGCGACACCCTGCCGCAGGAGATCTGGGAGGCGGTCAACGACCTGCATCTGTACATCGACGCCAACGGCGAGCGCAGCGTCGGCCGCCGTTACCGCATGGAGTTCCTGGGCCACGTCACCGACGCCTGCCTGAAGGTGTCCGGGCTGCTGACCGCCAACGTCAGCCGCGACATCGGCTTCCAGTTCCTGCGCCTGGGCACGGCGATCGAGCAGGCCGACATGACCACGCGCATCATCGATGCCGGCGCCTCGGGCCTGATCACCCCGCGCAAGGCCGACGACCGCGAGGCCTACCAGGCGATGCAGTGGATGAGCGTGCTGCGCGCGCAGGCCGCCTACCAGATGTACCGCCGGCACGTGCGGCAGCGCGTCACCGGCGAGCAGGCGCTGCGTTTCCTGCTGCAGAACAACGACTTCCCGCGCAGCGTGCAGTTCTGCCTGGTCCGCGCCCAGCACATCCTGCCGACCATGCCGCCGCGGCCGCCGGTGGAGCGCGCGCTGATGCGCATCAGCGGGCTGGTGCGCAATGCCGACCCCGCCTACCTGGCGCAGCACAACCCGGCCGGGTTCATGGACGAGATCCAGACCCACCTCGGCCACCTGCACAACGCCATCGCCGAGGCTTACTTCAGCTCCTGA
- a CDS encoding mechanosensitive ion channel family protein, giving the protein MRVQALSPFASAAPTAAPGANFFAHLQHTLAPYPWAYDAMVIAALLLAAWLANWVTKRILLRGLRRALRATVLSDKEVKLSVIPRLANVIPALVLSLGIGAMPHLPAAMVSVVRNVCAAFIVLTVALAVSRVLDLLNHVYERRPDAHNKPIKGYMQLLKIVLGVVAAVLMVSVLVDKSPVILLSGVGAMMAVLILVFQDTLLSLVASVTISSNDMVRVGDWIEMPQQNADGDVIDIALHTVKVQNWDKTITTIPTKKLISDSFKNWRGMSEAGGRRIKRALYLDQHSVRFLDAAEIEQMRQLTVLREYIDRKRDEIGAWNGALAERGVAPINGRRITNLGTFRAYVEHYLRASPHVRQDMTLLVRQLEPGANGLPLELYCFANDTRWAMYEQIQADLFDHLLAILPNFDLRVFQASSDAMFMDSARIRRAPDAVPPPSA; this is encoded by the coding sequence ATGAGGGTGCAGGCGTTGTCGCCGTTCGCCAGCGCCGCGCCGACGGCGGCGCCCGGCGCGAACTTCTTCGCCCACCTGCAGCACACGCTGGCGCCGTACCCCTGGGCCTACGACGCGATGGTGATCGCGGCGCTGCTGCTGGCGGCGTGGCTGGCCAACTGGGTGACCAAGCGGATCCTGCTGCGCGGGCTGCGGCGGGCGCTGCGCGCCACCGTGCTCAGCGACAAGGAGGTGAAGCTGAGCGTGATCCCGCGCCTGGCCAACGTGATCCCGGCATTGGTGCTGTCGCTGGGCATCGGCGCGATGCCGCACCTGCCGGCGGCGATGGTCAGCGTGGTGCGCAACGTCTGCGCCGCCTTCATCGTGCTGACCGTGGCGCTGGCGGTGTCGCGCGTGCTGGACCTGCTCAACCACGTCTACGAGCGGCGCCCGGATGCGCACAACAAGCCGATCAAGGGCTACATGCAGTTGCTCAAGATCGTGCTCGGCGTGGTCGCGGCGGTGCTGATGGTGTCGGTGCTGGTCGACAAGTCGCCGGTGATCCTGCTGTCGGGCGTGGGCGCGATGATGGCGGTGCTGATCCTGGTGTTCCAGGACACCCTGCTGTCGCTGGTGGCCAGCGTCACCATCAGTTCCAACGACATGGTCCGTGTCGGTGACTGGATCGAGATGCCGCAGCAGAACGCCGACGGCGACGTGATCGATATCGCGCTGCATACGGTCAAGGTCCAGAACTGGGACAAGACCATCACCACCATCCCGACCAAGAAGCTGATCAGCGACTCGTTCAAGAACTGGCGCGGGATGAGCGAGGCTGGCGGGCGCCGGATCAAGCGCGCGCTGTACCTGGACCAGCACAGCGTGCGCTTCCTCGACGCCGCCGAGATCGAGCAGATGCGGCAGTTGACCGTGCTGCGCGAGTACATCGACCGCAAGCGCGACGAGATCGGCGCCTGGAACGGGGCGCTGGCCGAGCGTGGGGTGGCGCCGATCAACGGCCGCCGGATCACCAACCTCGGCACCTTCCGCGCCTACGTCGAGCACTACCTGCGCGCCAGCCCGCACGTGCGCCAGGACATGACCCTGCTGGTGCGGCAACTGGAGCCCGGCGCCAACGGCCTGCCGCTGGAGCTGTACTGCTTCGCCAACGACACCCGCTGGGCGATGTACGAGCAGATCCAGGCGGACCTGTTCGACCACCTGCTGGCGATCCTGCCCAACTTCGACCTGCGCGTGTTCCAGGCCTCCAGCGACGCCATGTTCATGGACAGCGCACGCATCCGCCGCGCCCCGGACGCCGTGCCGCCGCCGTCCGCTTGA
- the rpsU gene encoding 30S ribosomal protein S21, with translation MPSVKVRENEPFEFALRRFKRTCEKAGVLAETRKREFYEKPTQERKRKAAAAVKRQLRRTSRDVTKRQRLY, from the coding sequence ATGCCCAGCGTTAAAGTCCGCGAGAACGAGCCCTTCGAGTTTGCGCTCCGTCGCTTCAAGCGCACCTGCGAAAAGGCCGGCGTGCTGGCCGAAACCCGCAAGCGCGAGTTCTACGAAAAGCCGACCCAGGAACGCAAGCGCAAGGCCGCTGCCGCGGTGAAGCGCCAGCTGCGTCGCACCTCGCGCGACGTCACCAAGCGCCAGCGTCTGTACTGA
- a CDS encoding YihY/virulence factor BrkB family protein, which produces MSLPLSSDRLHKHLDRLQQSLPAALVRRFVEIDVMTQAASLSFYALLSLAPLLVLLLWLTASLYPQAQEALIAQIGQLAGHGAREVAQTVIDNAKNQPNVGSLAGLWSTLLLFVGATAVFAQLQNALNLIFRTDKQRLDGILAWLKKRVFSFGVVLGLGFLLLISMILTTVLQVVFARMPSLLPAVGYISTLAIYVLAFAVLYHYLPDRRVQWRQAVIGGAITACLFVAGRYAIGLYIATAAPGSAYGSMGALVILLVWIYYATVVFFVGALITAVIDERLRSHSKLTAAGIDPRSAAQAPPTP; this is translated from the coding sequence ATGTCCCTGCCCCTGTCGTCCGATCGCCTGCACAAACATCTCGACCGCCTGCAGCAGAGCCTGCCGGCCGCGCTGGTGCGGCGCTTCGTCGAGATCGACGTGATGACCCAGGCGGCGTCGCTGTCGTTCTACGCGCTGCTGTCGCTGGCGCCGCTGCTGGTGCTGCTGCTGTGGCTCACCGCCTCGCTGTATCCGCAGGCGCAGGAAGCGCTGATCGCACAGATCGGGCAACTGGCCGGCCACGGCGCGCGCGAAGTCGCGCAGACGGTGATCGACAACGCCAAGAACCAACCCAACGTCGGCTCGCTGGCGGGCCTGTGGAGCACCCTGCTGCTGTTCGTCGGCGCCACCGCGGTGTTCGCGCAGCTGCAGAATGCGCTGAACCTGATCTTCCGCACCGACAAGCAGCGCCTGGACGGCATCCTGGCCTGGCTGAAGAAGCGCGTGTTCTCCTTCGGCGTGGTGCTGGGCCTGGGCTTCCTGCTGCTGATCTCGATGATCCTGACCACCGTGCTGCAGGTGGTGTTCGCGCGGATGCCGTCGCTGCTGCCGGCGGTCGGCTACATCTCGACCCTGGCGATCTACGTGTTGGCCTTCGCCGTGCTCTACCACTACCTGCCCGACCGCCGGGTGCAATGGCGCCAGGCGGTCATCGGCGGCGCCATCACCGCCTGCCTGTTCGTGGCCGGGCGCTACGCGATCGGCCTGTACATCGCCACCGCCGCGCCGGGCAGCGCCTACGGTTCGATGGGCGCGCTGGTGATCCTGCTGGTGTGGATCTACTACGCCACCGTGGTGTTCTTCGTCGGCGCGCTGATCACCGCGGTGATCGACGAGCGCCTGCGCTCGCACAGCAAGCTCACCGCCGCCGGGATCGACCCGCGCAGCGCCGCGCAGGCGCCACCGACGCCCTGA
- a CDS encoding GatB/YqeY domain-containing protein, whose translation MTLKQQLTDDMKAAMKSGDKHSLGVIRLINAAIKQKEVDERVEMDDAAVIAVMDKMVKQRKDSVSQYEAAGRDDLAKVEREEIVVIERYLPSKMGEAEIVAAIQAAIAQTGAASPADMGKLMGVLKPMLAGKADMGQVSVLVKQQLAG comes from the coding sequence ATGACCCTCAAGCAGCAGCTCACCGACGACATGAAGGCCGCGATGAAGTCCGGCGACAAGCACAGCCTGGGCGTGATCCGGCTGATCAACGCCGCGATCAAGCAGAAGGAAGTGGACGAGCGCGTGGAAATGGACGACGCCGCGGTGATCGCGGTGATGGACAAGATGGTCAAGCAGCGCAAGGACTCGGTGAGCCAGTACGAGGCCGCCGGCCGCGACGACCTGGCCAAGGTGGAGCGCGAGGAGATCGTGGTGATCGAGCGCTACCTGCCGAGCAAGATGGGCGAAGCCGAGATCGTCGCCGCGATCCAGGCGGCCATCGCGCAGACCGGCGCCGCCAGCCCGGCCGACATGGGCAAGCTGATGGGCGTGCTCAAGCCGATGTTGGCCGGCAAGGCCGACATGGGCCAGGTGTCGGTGCTGGTCAAGCAGCAGCTGGCAGGCTGA
- the folB gene encoding dihydroneopterin aldolase, with product MDKVFIEGLEIDALIGIYDWERRIRQTLRFDLEMGFDNRKPAASDDIADTLNYKAVSKRLVQLVEQSGYGLVETLAERCAAAVLDEFDVQWLRLKLSKPGAVRGAQAVGVIIERSRA from the coding sequence ATGGATAAAGTCTTCATCGAAGGTCTGGAAATCGACGCGCTGATCGGCATCTACGATTGGGAGCGGCGGATCCGGCAGACGCTGCGCTTCGATCTGGAAATGGGCTTCGACAACCGCAAGCCCGCGGCCAGCGACGACATCGCCGACACGCTCAACTACAAGGCGGTGAGCAAGCGCCTGGTGCAACTGGTCGAGCAGTCCGGCTACGGCCTGGTCGAGACCCTGGCCGAGCGTTGCGCGGCGGCGGTGCTGGACGAGTTCGACGTGCAGTGGCTGCGGCTGAAGCTGAGCAAGCCGGGCGCGGTGCGCGGGGCGCAGGCGGTGGGGGTCATCATCGAGCGCAGCCGCGCATGA
- a CDS encoding glycoside hydrolase family 3 N-terminal domain-containing protein has product MASDRIESLIARMTVEEKVGQLGVFADMVRPFAPDVNPEANVRNADEVLQQVRSGLVGSLFNGGGAESGRMIQRAALESRMGIPVILAADVIHGMRTVFPIPLGESASFEPDLAERTARATAVEATAAGIHWTYAPAVDIARDQRWGRGAEGAGEDVVLGCAFAAARVRGFHGPDLRADDALLATPKHFAAYGAVAAGMEYASVDISPQTLRDVHLPPFKAAFEAGALSVMTSFNDINGVPASANHELLTEILRGEWKFRGVVVSDYTADMELIAHGYAADERDATKKAFLAGMDMSMQSGFYAAHLPSLVEDGEVPMALLDASVRRVLELKEAIGLLDDPYRSLDPAREADQSHIAAHDALAREAARRSIVLLKNDGPVLPLRKQGQKIALIGPFVQDRDNIEGCWTLFGDKSRYVTLEAGVRAALDDAQALTVVPGCALEAPLDGGIEAAVAAARAADVVVLALGEPQRYSGEAQSRTQIVLPPAQQALAEAVAATGTPLVVLLRNGRALALQGAVRDAAAIAVTWYLGTQTGPAVADVLFGDYNPSARLPVSFPLDAGQQPYFYNHPRTGRPELPTMSEFKSRWREVPNAPLYPFGHGLGYTQFVYGAPQLDRTQVGWDDTLTVTTRIDNVGEREGEEVVQLYIHDRVASRVRPVRELKAFRKVRLAAGEGMEVSFTLDRHALAFTGRDGQCAAEPGLFDLWVCASAASGEPVAFELLPQA; this is encoded by the coding sequence ATGGCTTCGGATCGTATCGAATCGCTCATCGCCCGCATGACCGTCGAGGAGAAGGTCGGCCAACTCGGCGTTTTCGCCGACATGGTGCGCCCGTTCGCCCCCGACGTGAATCCGGAAGCCAATGTCCGCAATGCCGACGAGGTGCTGCAGCAGGTGCGGTCCGGTCTGGTCGGCTCGCTGTTCAATGGCGGCGGCGCCGAGTCCGGCCGCATGATCCAGCGCGCAGCGCTGGAGAGCCGTATGGGCATTCCCGTGATCCTGGCCGCGGACGTGATCCACGGCATGCGCACGGTGTTCCCGATCCCGCTGGGCGAGTCCGCCAGCTTCGAGCCGGACCTGGCCGAGCGCACCGCGCGCGCCACCGCGGTCGAGGCCACCGCCGCCGGCATCCATTGGACCTACGCGCCGGCGGTGGATATCGCCCGCGACCAGCGTTGGGGGCGCGGTGCCGAGGGCGCCGGCGAGGACGTGGTGCTGGGCTGCGCCTTTGCCGCCGCACGGGTGCGCGGCTTCCACGGGCCGGACCTGCGCGCCGACGATGCGCTGCTGGCCACGCCCAAGCACTTCGCGGCCTACGGCGCGGTCGCCGCCGGCATGGAATACGCCAGCGTCGACATCTCCCCGCAGACCCTGCGCGACGTGCACCTGCCGCCGTTCAAGGCCGCCTTCGAGGCTGGCGCGCTGAGCGTGATGACCTCCTTCAACGACATCAACGGCGTGCCGGCCAGCGCCAACCACGAACTGCTGACCGAGATCCTGCGTGGCGAATGGAAGTTCCGCGGGGTGGTGGTCTCGGACTACACCGCCGACATGGAGCTGATCGCGCACGGCTATGCCGCCGACGAGCGCGACGCGACCAAGAAGGCGTTCCTGGCCGGCATGGACATGAGCATGCAGAGCGGCTTCTACGCCGCGCACCTGCCGTCGCTGGTGGAGGACGGCGAGGTGCCGATGGCGCTGCTGGATGCGTCGGTGCGCCGCGTGCTGGAACTGAAGGAGGCGATCGGCCTGCTCGACGATCCGTACCGCTCGCTGGACCCGGCGCGCGAGGCCGACCAGTCGCACATCGCCGCGCACGATGCGCTTGCGCGCGAGGCGGCGCGGCGTTCGATCGTGCTGCTGAAGAACGACGGCCCGGTGTTGCCGCTGCGCAAGCAGGGGCAGAAGATCGCGCTGATCGGCCCGTTCGTGCAGGACCGCGACAACATCGAGGGCTGCTGGACCCTGTTCGGCGACAAGAGCCGCTACGTGACCCTGGAAGCCGGCGTGCGCGCCGCGCTGGACGACGCGCAGGCGTTGACTGTGGTGCCGGGCTGCGCGCTGGAAGCGCCGCTGGACGGCGGTATCGAGGCGGCCGTGGCCGCCGCGCGCGCCGCCGACGTGGTGGTGCTGGCGCTGGGCGAGCCGCAGCGCTACAGCGGCGAGGCGCAGTCGCGCACGCAGATCGTGCTGCCGCCGGCGCAGCAGGCGCTGGCCGAGGCGGTGGCCGCCACCGGCACGCCGCTGGTGGTGCTGCTGCGCAACGGCCGCGCGCTGGCACTGCAGGGCGCGGTGCGCGACGCCGCGGCGATCGCGGTGACCTGGTACCTGGGCACGCAGACCGGCCCGGCGGTGGCCGACGTGCTGTTCGGCGACTACAACCCGTCCGCGCGCCTGCCGGTGAGTTTCCCGCTCGACGCGGGGCAGCAGCCTTACTTCTACAACCACCCGCGCACCGGCCGGCCGGAACTGCCGACGATGAGCGAGTTCAAGTCGCGCTGGCGCGAGGTGCCGAACGCGCCGCTGTATCCGTTCGGCCATGGCCTCGGCTATACGCAGTTCGTCTACGGCGCGCCGCAGCTCGACCGCACCCAGGTCGGCTGGGACGATACCCTGACCGTGACCACCCGCATCGACAACGTCGGCGAGCGCGAGGGCGAGGAAGTGGTGCAGCTGTACATCCACGATCGCGTCGCCAGCCGGGTGCGCCCGGTGCGCGAGTTGAAGGCGTTCCGCAAGGTGCGGCTGGCGGCAGGCGAGGGCATGGAGGTCAGCTTCACTCTCGACCGCCACGCGCTGGCCTTCACCGGCCGCGACGGGCAGTGCGCGGCCGAGCCGGGCCTGTTCGACCTGTGGGTGTGCGCGTCGGCGGCCAGCGGCGAGCCGGTCGCGTTCGAGCTGCTGCCGCAGGCCTGA
- a CDS encoding circularly permuted type 2 ATP-grasp protein has translation MDWSKYRTATYDELIQSGGQPRPAARRVIEYLSSLSGRELSERQLAADVAARVMGITFTVYSDGRNVDRTLPFDLIPRVIPLHEWQRTEAGLKQRMRALNLFIGDIYGAQRIVKDKVFPAMLLEHSVNFRPQCVGITPALGVWAHVCGSDLVRDADGTLYALEDNLRIPSGVSYMLENRMVAKRVFPELFETSAILPVDDYPAQLYDTLAALSPRPGDQPVIALLTPGIFNSAYFEHAYLAQAMGIELVEGDDLFVADDDCTYMRTVYGPRRVDVIYRRVDDLFLDPEAFRADSVLGVAGLIRSWRAGKVALANAPGAGVADDKVVFAYVPKMIRYYLDEEPILPNVPSYLCHDDRDRQYVLEHLDELVVKPANESGGYGMLIGPRSTTRQREQFRKLILADPRNYMAQPTLGLSTAPIVTDAGPAPRHLDLRPFILSRDDVYVTTGGLTRVAMEEGSLVVNSSQGGGAKDTWVVDLDEELD, from the coding sequence ATGGACTGGAGCAAGTACCGCACGGCCACCTACGACGAGCTGATCCAGTCCGGTGGGCAGCCACGTCCGGCTGCGCGCCGGGTCATCGAGTACCTGTCCAGCCTCAGCGGACGCGAATTGTCCGAACGCCAGCTCGCCGCCGACGTCGCCGCGCGGGTCATGGGCATCACCTTCACCGTCTACTCCGACGGCCGCAACGTCGACCGCACGCTGCCGTTCGACCTGATCCCGCGGGTGATCCCGCTGCACGAATGGCAGCGCACCGAGGCCGGGCTGAAGCAGCGCATGCGCGCGCTCAACCTGTTCATCGGCGACATCTACGGCGCCCAGCGCATCGTCAAGGACAAGGTGTTCCCGGCGATGCTGCTGGAGCACTCGGTGAACTTCCGCCCGCAGTGCGTGGGCATCACGCCGGCGCTGGGGGTGTGGGCGCACGTGTGCGGCTCGGACCTGGTGCGCGACGCCGACGGCACCCTCTACGCGCTGGAGGACAACCTGCGCATCCCCAGCGGCGTGTCGTACATGCTCGAGAACCGCATGGTCGCCAAGCGGGTGTTCCCGGAGCTGTTCGAGACCAGCGCGATCCTGCCGGTGGACGACTACCCGGCGCAGCTCTACGACACCCTGGCGGCGCTGTCGCCGCGTCCGGGCGACCAGCCGGTGATCGCGCTGCTGACTCCGGGCATCTTCAACAGCGCCTATTTCGAACACGCCTACCTGGCCCAGGCGATGGGCATCGAACTGGTCGAGGGCGACGACCTGTTCGTGGCCGACGACGATTGCACCTACATGCGCACCGTGTACGGGCCGCGCCGGGTCGACGTGATCTACCGCCGGGTCGACGACCTGTTCCTGGATCCGGAGGCGTTCCGCGCGGACTCGGTGCTGGGCGTGGCCGGGCTGATCCGCAGCTGGCGCGCCGGCAAGGTGGCGCTGGCCAATGCGCCGGGCGCCGGCGTGGCCGACGACAAGGTGGTGTTCGCCTACGTGCCGAAGATGATCCGCTACTACCTGGACGAGGAGCCGATCCTGCCCAACGTGCCCAGCTACCTGTGCCACGACGACAGGGACCGCCAGTACGTGCTCGAGCACCTGGACGAGCTGGTGGTGAAGCCGGCCAACGAGTCCGGCGGCTACGGCATGCTGATCGGCCCGCGCTCGACCACGCGCCAGCGCGAGCAGTTCCGCAAGCTGATCCTGGCCGACCCGCGCAACTACATGGCGCAGCCGACCCTGGGCCTGTCCACCGCGCCGATCGTGACCGACGCCGGGCCGGCGCCGCGGCACCTGGACCTGCGCCCGTTCATCCTGTCCCGCGACGACGTCTACGTCACCACCGGCGGGCTGACCCGGGTGGCGATGGAGGAGGGCTCGCTGGTGGTCAATTCCTCGCAGGGCGGCGGCGCCAAGGACACCTGGGTGGTGGACCTGGACGAGGAACTGGACTGA
- the tsaD gene encoding tRNA (adenosine(37)-N6)-threonylcarbamoyltransferase complex transferase subunit TsaD produces MNVLGIESSCDETGVAVYDTSRSGAAALRAHALYSQIALHAEYGGVVPELASRDHVRKLLPLIRQTLAEAGLQVRDLDGVAYTAGPGLVGALLVGAGVARALAWALEVPAIGVHHMEGHLLAPLMEDPDPVHGAPAPPFVALLVSGGHTQLIAVEAIGRYRLLGETLDDAAGEAFDKTAKLMGLPYPGGPQLAALATQGTPGRFRFARPMTDRPGLDFSFSGLKTQVLLAWRDSDQSEAVRADIARGFEDAVVDTLAIKCERALEAAGSDTIVVAGGVGANLRLRAKLQAMAQARGGRACFPRPALCTDNGAMIAFAGALRLQSGLHDAASAVQVTPRWDMATLPPLAAARDSGVGIGDS; encoded by the coding sequence ATGAACGTTCTTGGCATTGAATCCAGTTGTGACGAAACCGGCGTCGCCGTCTACGACACCAGCCGCTCAGGGGCGGCCGCGCTGCGCGCGCACGCACTGTATAGCCAGATCGCGCTGCACGCCGAGTACGGCGGGGTGGTGCCGGAGCTGGCCAGCCGCGACCACGTGCGCAAGCTGCTGCCGCTGATCCGCCAGACCCTGGCCGAGGCCGGCCTGCAGGTGCGCGACCTGGACGGGGTGGCCTATACCGCCGGCCCGGGCCTGGTCGGCGCGCTGCTGGTCGGTGCCGGCGTGGCGCGGGCCCTGGCCTGGGCGCTGGAGGTGCCAGCGATCGGCGTGCACCACATGGAAGGCCACCTGCTGGCGCCGCTGATGGAGGATCCGGACCCGGTGCACGGGGCGCCGGCGCCGCCGTTCGTGGCGCTGCTGGTGTCCGGCGGCCACACCCAGTTGATCGCGGTGGAGGCCATCGGCCGCTATCGCCTGCTCGGCGAGACCCTGGACGATGCGGCCGGCGAGGCCTTCGACAAGACCGCCAAGCTGATGGGCCTGCCGTATCCAGGCGGCCCGCAACTGGCGGCGCTGGCCACCCAGGGCACCCCGGGACGGTTCCGCTTCGCCCGGCCGATGACCGACCGGCCCGGCCTGGACTTCAGCTTTTCCGGGCTCAAGACCCAGGTGCTGCTGGCCTGGCGCGACAGCGACCAGTCCGAGGCGGTGCGCGCCGACATCGCCCGCGGTTTCGAGGATGCGGTGGTGGACACGCTGGCGATCAAGTGCGAGCGCGCGCTGGAGGCGGCCGGCAGCGACACCATCGTGGTGGCCGGCGGCGTCGGCGCCAATCTGCGCCTGCGCGCCAAGCTGCAGGCGATGGCGCAGGCGCGCGGCGGCCGCGCCTGCTTCCCGCGCCCGGCGCTGTGCACCGACAACGGCGCGATGATCGCCTTCGCCGGCGCCCTGCGCCTGCAGTCCGGGCTGCACGACGCCGCATCCGCGGTGCAGGTGACGCCGCGCTGGGACATGGCCACGCTGCCGCCGTTGGCGGCGGCGCGAGATTCGGGAGTGGGGATTGGGGATTCGTAA